In Candidatus Woesearchaeota archaeon, the genomic stretch AAAAAACAAAGCAACCAGAATCTATTCAACCAGTACATCAAGCACCAGCAGAGCAGTCAATGTCAGCAATGCAAGTTCCAGCAGATCTTCCAAAAGAAGCGCAGGAGAGACTTGCGGAAATTAAAGCAAAGCTCGAAAAGTTCCAGAAAAAAGTTGTGGAAAAGTTCGATAAATATATCGCGGCAGTTGGTCTTCTCCCACCAGAGCGGGGAAAAGATGGGAAGCCAGTAAATACAGAAAAGATTAATGTTATTGTTCTCGTCGATGATACAGACAGCCAGAAAATGTCGAAGCAGGAACTGAGAGAAAAACTCCAGACAATTATTCTCAAGATCGCGGAAGAAGTGGATAAGAACCTTGTTCCTGATGTTGTTATTTATTCTGAAGTATGGCAGAGTTGCTATGATGGAAAGTTTGATCTTGTGCAAATGATTGCGATGGCTGCTCCTGTCTATGACACAGGAATGCTTGCGGCAATAAAAATCGCGGAAATTCACAAATCAATGGTCATCAAGAAATTCGAAAAATACATTGTCAGCTATGTTCTTAGCGGATCATTAGTGCGAGGCCAGGCAACTGCAACCTCTGATATTGATGTCTTCATTGTTATCGACGATACAGACGTCAAAAAAATGACACGCGCGGAGCTCAAAGACAAACTCAGGGCAATCATCATTGGTATGGGTATTGAAGCTGGCGATATGACCGGCATCAAGAACAAGCTCAACATCCAAGTCTACATCTTGACAGACTTCTGGGATAGTTTGAAAGAAGCAAATCCAGTGATCTTTACCTTGCTCAGAGACGGTGTTCCATTTTATGACAGAGGAATTTTCATGCCGTGGAAACAGCTTTTGAAGATGGGAAAAATCAAGCCATCGCAGGAAGCAATTGATCTCTTCATGAATTCAGGAGATCAGATGTTGAAGCGCGTTCGTTTCAAGCTCAAAGAAATTGGGATGGAAGATACATATTACGCGATTTTAACACCATCACAAGCAGCATTGATGATGCATGGTATTGCGCCGCCAGCGCCGAGAGAAACAGCGCAGCTCATGCGAGAAATTTTTGTCAAGAAATTAAAGATTTTCGAAGAAGAGTATGTCAAAATTTTAGAACACAATATTCAAGTGCGAAAAGATCTTGAGCACGGAACAATGAAGGAGCTCACTGGAAAAGAAATTGACAAATTGCTTGATGACGCGGAAAAATATCTCAAACGTGTTGAACGCTTGTTTACTCAGATTGAAAAAATGCGTGATGAAGATTCTGTTGCGCAGATTTACGAATCTGTGGTAACTATTATTCGTGACATCCTTCGTTTGGAAGGAGTTGAGCGGGTTAAAGATGCAGATATTGTGAACCTCTTTGAGCATGAAGTTGTGGAGCGGGGGGTTATCCCCCAAAAATTCCTTCGTATGCTGAAAGAAATTGAGAAGGCGAAGCATGATTATGACGCGAAGAAGATCACAAAGACAGATGTGGATAATGTGCGCAAAGCGAGCAGTGAGTTTGTGAAATTCATGATTGAGCATCTCCAGAGAAAGCGTGGCAGAGAATTAGAGCGCGCGAAGATTCGTGTGAAGCATGGGAATAGATATGGCGAAGTCATCTTGCTTGATGATATTGCGTTTATTATCCATGACATTGATCATGAAGAGAAAGAAATTTCAAAAGCAAAGATCAATCCGAATGGAAGTCTTGGCACGCCAGAAGCAACAACGATGGAAGAGCTGGAGAAGCATTTAGTCAAGGTAGAAATCCCAGGCAAAGTCTTCATAAAAGAACCAATGTTCGAAGATTTGAAGAATATCTTCGGCAAAGATGTGGAGATTTTAGTGAATTATTGAAAGTCAGTTTTTGGTTAAGTGTAGCGTCGAATGAAGTGAGCGCAGAGGGAAAAAACATATAAACTGTCAATCTATACAGTGCTCATGAAGCTTCAAATGAGAATAAGTTGTGTATTCTTTGTATTTTTATTAAGTATTACTGTTGCATTCGCGGCAGCGCCGACGCATGACGATCCGGTTTTAGCAAGCACTGAAGGCACAGATTTTGATGACGAAGATTTGACAGTCTCCCCGCAAAATTCAGAAGATGCGGATGGAGACACCATCTATAATATCATCGCGTGGTATAAAGATGGAGCACCGTATCAGGGGATTCATCTTCCATTTGACGATGGAACAGCGACCGATTATAGCGGAAACGAGAACACTGTTTCAGGCAATGCGACATATACAACGTCTGGACGAGATGGAACAGGCGCGTATTCTTTTTCAGGAAATACCTATCTTGCTACTCCAACAGATGCCTCCATAAGCATGACCACAGCGACAGATGATGTTGTCGCGATGAGTTTCTGGATGAAAACAAAACGAAAAGCGTGGCAGCCGTTGATGATCAAACAAAAAGAGTACGGCGTTACTATGGGAAGAAATGGTGGGTTTATTCTTTATAGCTGGGGCGATAATTCAGGAGAAATAGGAAGCGGGTATGCGGATAATACATGGCATTATGTTGTCGCGGTGTTTGAAGAAGGAAGCGAATATCGCATCTATGTTGACGGAACATTGATTGGAACAAAAGCGACAGCGGATACATCAGCAAGCAGTACGTATGATTTGGAAATGGGAAGCCAGAGAAGTGGGAAGAGTTATTTCAAAGGAACAATGGACGATGTCATTGTTTTCAATCACGATCTTTCTGACGGCCAAGTGCAGGCGTTGTATGATTCATATCTTACAGGAGCAAATCCTTTTGAGACGATCGCATCTGATGAAACAACCGCGGGAGAAACGTGGTATGCGGAAGTAACGCCGACTGATGGAGTAGAAACTGGTGTGACAAAACAGAGTAATGTTATTACAATCATTGTGGCTTCATGCCCTTACAGTTGTTCATCGCAACTTTGTCTTTATGAAGATGGATCATTGGTTGCAGAGGTAGATCAAATAGATAGTGCGGCTATGTCTGCTATTGAATATATTCGTGTTGGTCATGGTTCACAAACGTTTGATAATTTAAAATTGATTATTGATGGTGTAACCTATCTTGAGGAAGATTTTTCTGAAGCTGTGGGTTGCTTTGATACAGGATCTGTAAGTAGTGGCTATTATGCAACAGCGGGAACAGACAATAACTGTGCGCTTGGTGCCACATACGACTTATCTCAGTCAGAATGGGCGGTTATTGTGAATTCATTAACAGGAAATAATAAAGCATATCTTTCACTTCGTTCTTCAACAGCTGATGGCTCAATATGGGCATATCAAGAAGCGTACCAGGCATATCTTGATGATGGTAATGGAAACCGTGATTATTTTTCTATCCCTGATAAAACAACTGACCATGAATTAGTTATGTGTGGCAATAAATGATTATAGTCAAGGACACAAGTAATTGAGCAAACAAGTGTCCTTGACTATATTATGGAGAACATTATATTACCCAGTTGTTTATGTTCTCCACTATAGGTTTGTCAGGTAAGTAAACTTCTGCAGTAAAATTATCGGGAAAGAACGATAACTTCCATCTCATTCAAACTCTAAAATACATATTTATATATGAATACTATTCTAAAGAGCAGGTAAACATGTATTCAAGTATTCATGGAGGAGAGAAGCATGAAAGAAGAAAAAAACAGTATGATTATGATCGCGTTGGTGATTGGCTTTATTGTCGTGAGCATGCTCTATGCGTTGAAGAGCGCTCCGGATATCACTGTTGCGGATCAAGAACAGAGAGAAACAATTACAGTGAGCGAAACAGTCGAGCAGGAAACAATGCCTGATGAAGCGTATGTCTACATTGAGATCGAATCTCGAGGAGATACAGCGCAGGAAGCAAAAGAAGAGAATGCAAAAGTAAGTGATGCGGTGCTTGACGCGTTGTATGAAAGCGGAATAGACAAAGAGAGTGTTGAAACATCATCCTATTATCTTGATGAAGAAAGAAAATGGGACAAAGATACAATGGAGTACATCATCACAGGGTATACACTCACGAATACGTTAAAAGTAACCACAAGCGATGTTGAAGGAGTTGGTTCTATCATTGACACAGCTGTTGATGCTGGCGCAACAGGAGTAAATTCTGTCCAATTCTCGCTCAGCAGAAGCAAAGAGAGTGAAATCAAAGGAGAAGTCCTTGCGCTTGCGGCGGAAAAAGCAAAAACAAAAGCAGAGAATATTGTGGATGCGATTGACGTTGATTTAGGAGAGTTAGTCAGCATCAGCGAAACGAGTTATTACAATCCATATCCGTGGTATGCGAGGTCAGCAGGATACGACATGGCGGTTATGGAAGAAAAGAGCTATGAAACCTCCATCTCTCCGCAAGAGTTAACAGTCAGCGCGACTGTTACATTGACATATGAGATTGTGCAATAGTTTTTTGTTTTTTCTTCTTCTTCTTTCTTTATAATTTTTTAATTACAATTTTAAGAAAAATAATCGCCAACTAAAGCGAAGACACGCACTAGCAGAGACAAAAATGTCAGGGGGACCCAAAGCACCACAGTGGTGCTTTGGGGTATTATTAAGAAAGAAAAAGCTTATCTTACAAAGCAACGGAAAATCTTAGGAGAAACTAAAGCTATCTCTCACGGCAAACTATATAAACATCCACTCCAATAAAACCCTCATGGACGAAGAACTCATCGGAAGATTCAATGGCTATGCGCAGTGGGCAGCAGAAGTGTGTTGGAATAGAAGAACAGATGAAGTCCAGAAGCAGCAGATCATAAACACCATTCGCGTAAATAGAAACGCAGGATTCACGAAAAACAAAGCAGCAGTAGATGAATTAAAAGCGCTTCTTCAAAAAAAACAAATTCCTGCGACAGAAATGCATATCCAAGTGGCAGGCGACATACGAGAGACACTTAAAGAATTAAAAGAACATTTCAAAGACATGCACGCGGAGCTGCATGTAGAAGATATTGTCCACGGAGCAGGACGAGTGCATGAAAACGTCGCAGCGTTATATGATGCGCTCAAACGTCAGGAAAAAATTCTTCTCAATCTCAATGACGCGGTTTTCGCGGATCTTATTCCTCATCTTTTTTTCCTTTATAACAAAGAAATTCAGCTCAATCAAAATATAGAGCAGCATAGCCATGGCATGTACAAAAAGAGCGCAAAGGTGGTGAAGCATATCAATCAAAATTATTTCTCTCGCTTAAAGCAAGTTTCAACAGAAAAACAGTTTTTTGAAGACCACAGAGAAATCTTGCTTGCAACTTATTTGCTCAGTGTTTCTGGAAGAACAGTGGGAAATGTGCATGGCCTAAATACGACAGAAGGCAGGCAGGCGGAAGCGGCGTTTATCAGCAGTTTGGCAGAATTAACCACCTTAGTAAAGGGATAAGAAGCTCTTTTGGAACAAGAACCGCGGTAAAGGAAGCAAAGAACCATTTTCTCCGACGGTAAAATCAGAAAACTTTATATACTTCTTCTTCTCAGAAAGAAACATGTTGAAATGTAAGTGTTTCAATAAGGACTGAGGTGGTTAAAATAGCAGCAAAAAAAGTAGCAAAGGTAGGAGTTAAGAAAGAAAAGGGGTATCTCTATTTTATAGATAAAAAAGGAAACGTCGCGCGCGCGAAAATGTCTCGCGGCAAAAACAAGAAAGGAAAAGCAAAACAAGAAGTTGTTGCGAAGCCAGGAGTCAAAAAAGAATCAGGATATCTGTACTTTATTGACAAAGACGGAGACGTCTCCCGAGCGGCAATGGCGAGAAGATAGACCTTTTATTGATTTTTCTTTTTTTTATTTTTTATACCAATTCTCATAGTCATTTTGTTGATGAACAATTTCTAAAATATTTTTTATCCCCAAAACACGCACTAGTAGAGTCCTGTATCACAATTCATCCTTTTGTTATTTAATAAAAGATAAAGACATAGAGATTCAAAAGCAGTTGAGCGATTATAGAAAAGAGTGGCGATTCAAACACTAAGTAAACAAACAAAAGAAATGACTCATCTGTAAATCTCCCCAACAGTGTAAAAACTCCCAGTCACAACGATCAAATCCTGTTTTCCAGAAATCCTTTTTGCCCGTTCCAGCGCAGCAGGAACTGCTTCAACGACTTCAGCATCCATTCCATATTCCTTTTCAAGATATCGTTGAATCTGTGCGGGTTCAAGTGCGCGATGGCTGTTTGGTTTTGTCGCAATAATAATTCCAGCGACAGGAACAACTTGATCAAGCATCAGTTTCCATTCTTTGTCCGCGAGAATTCCAACAACAATAATAATTCGTTTATAATCTCTTTCATCCTTCAACTTTCGCAATTCTTTTGCAAGCTGGCTCATCCCGCCAGGATTGTGCGCAACATCCACAAGCACATTCTGTTCAATAAACTCCAGTCTTCCGTGCCAGGTGGTTGTTCGCAGTCCTTCTGCGATGTGCACTTTCGCAATCATTATCTCTTTCTTCTTGAGCGCTTCAAGCGCAGCGATAACAACCCCTGCGTTTTCTTTCTGCATTTCTCCTTGGAGAGAAAGGTCATATGCATCAGTAGGTTTTGCGTAAACAAGTTCTGTATTTTTCTCTTTGCAAACTTCCTGAATCACTGAGAGCGCTTCTCCTGTCGCGGCAGTCACGCAAATGCTGTTTTCTTTGATAATCCCTGCCTTTTCCCGCGCAATCTCCTGTTCCGATTTCCCAAGTCGCTGTGTATGTTCCAAACTAATGTTGGTAATCACAC encodes the following:
- a CDS encoding LamG domain-containing protein yields the protein MKLQMRISCVFFVFLLSITVAFAAAPTHDDPVLASTEGTDFDDEDLTVSPQNSEDADGDTIYNIIAWYKDGAPYQGIHLPFDDGTATDYSGNENTVSGNATYTTSGRDGTGAYSFSGNTYLATPTDASISMTTATDDVVAMSFWMKTKRKAWQPLMIKQKEYGVTMGRNGGFILYSWGDNSGEIGSGYADNTWHYVVAVFEEGSEYRIYVDGTLIGTKATADTSASSTYDLEMGSQRSGKSYFKGTMDDVIVFNHDLSDGQVQALYDSYLTGANPFETIASDETTAGETWYAEVTPTDGVETGVTKQSNVITIIVASCPYSCSSQLCLYEDGSLVAEVDQIDSAAMSAIEYIRVGHGSQTFDNLKLIIDGVTYLEEDFSEAVGCFDTGSVSSGYYATAGTDNNCALGATYDLSQSEWAVIVNSLTGNNKAYLSLRSSTADGSIWAYQEAYQAYLDDGNGNRDYFSIPDKTTDHELVMCGNK
- a CDS encoding SIMPL domain-containing protein (The SIMPL domain is named for its presence in mouse protein SIMPL (signalling molecule that associates with mouse pelle-like kinase). Bacterial member BP26, from Brucella, was shown to assemble into a channel-like structure, while YggE from E. coli has been associated with resistance to oxidative stress.), giving the protein MKEEKNSMIMIALVIGFIVVSMLYALKSAPDITVADQEQRETITVSETVEQETMPDEAYVYIEIESRGDTAQEAKEENAKVSDAVLDALYESGIDKESVETSSYYLDEERKWDKDTMEYIITGYTLTNTLKVTTSDVEGVGSIIDTAVDAGATGVNSVQFSLSRSKESEIKGEVLALAAEKAKTKAENIVDAIDVDLGELVSISETSYYNPYPWYARSAGYDMAVMEEKSYETSISPQELTVSATVTLTYEIVQ
- a CDS encoding nucleotidyltransferase domain-containing protein — translated: MSKKTKQPESIQPVHQAPAEQSMSAMQVPADLPKEAQERLAEIKAKLEKFQKKVVEKFDKYIAAVGLLPPERGKDGKPVNTEKINVIVLVDDTDSQKMSKQELREKLQTIILKIAEEVDKNLVPDVVIYSEVWQSCYDGKFDLVQMIAMAAPVYDTGMLAAIKIAEIHKSMVIKKFEKYIVSYVLSGSLVRGQATATSDIDVFIVIDDTDVKKMTRAELKDKLRAIIIGMGIEAGDMTGIKNKLNIQVYILTDFWDSLKEANPVIFTLLRDGVPFYDRGIFMPWKQLLKMGKIKPSQEAIDLFMNSGDQMLKRVRFKLKEIGMEDTYYAILTPSQAALMMHGIAPPAPRETAQLMREIFVKKLKIFEEEYVKILEHNIQVRKDLEHGTMKELTGKEIDKLLDDAEKYLKRVERLFTQIEKMRDEDSVAQIYESVVTIIRDILRLEGVERVKDADIVNLFEHEVVERGVIPQKFLRMLKEIEKAKHDYDAKKITKTDVDNVRKASSEFVKFMIEHLQRKRGRELERAKIRVKHGNRYGEVILLDDIAFIIHDIDHEEKEISKAKINPNGSLGTPEATTMEELEKHLVKVEIPGKVFIKEPMFEDLKNIFGKDVEILVNY
- a CDS encoding bifunctional folylpolyglutamate synthase/dihydrofolate synthase; its protein translation is MNYQQATAWLETLEKENTLEREWNLDTTRALLKKLKHPEKKLGTILHVTGTNGKGSVCAMLAKILHVAGYTVGLYTSPHISRITERIRMNNQEISKNDFACLVDRVRPFVTTESFFEVMTVLGFLYFADNHVDFSVIEVGLGGRLDSTNVVQSTLSVITNISLEHTQRLGKSEQEIAREKAGIIKENSICVTAATGEALSVIQEVCKEKNTELVYAKPTDAYDLSLQGEMQKENAGVVIAALEALKKKEIMIAKVHIAEGLRTTTWHGRLEFIEQNVLVDVAHNPGGMSQLAKELRKLKDERDYKRIIIVVGILADKEWKLMLDQVVPVAGIIIATKPNSHRALEPAQIQRYLEKEYGMDAEVVEAVPAALERAKRISGKQDLIVVTGSFYTVGEIYR